A window from Thermodesulforhabdaceae bacterium encodes these proteins:
- a CDS encoding DUF4881 domain-containing protein, with protein sequence MRVLNRLIITLAVLTLAISGCNFGKVDQGRTLKYDKEKKIVTIIRDMGDEKNPKYDGSPVSYKMPDDPNEIGPEPKAGGRLNLDVVKQQITIFNPSSNKIETIPITIVDRKENVEKDSPLVFDASQGKPKKFPVVDKDRKTITVYSSRQKLLVTFSLPEEYFTLPADTWDSGDVVRIYYKEDGKAKRFMNVTRTDIYKK encoded by the coding sequence ATGAGAGTTCTAAACAGATTAATCATAACCCTTGCGGTTTTAACTCTAGCTATATCAGGGTGCAATTTTGGAAAGGTGGATCAGGGAAGGACCTTAAAGTATGACAAAGAAAAGAAGATAGTAACGATTATAAGAGATATGGGCGATGAGAAAAATCCCAAGTATGACGGTTCCCCTGTGTCCTACAAAATGCCTGATGATCCAAATGAGATTGGTCCTGAACCAAAAGCTGGTGGAAGACTGAATCTCGATGTGGTAAAGCAACAAATCACCATCTTCAATCCGTCTTCTAATAAGATAGAAACCATTCCTATAACTATCGTTGATAGGAAAGAAAACGTCGAAAAGGATAGTCCTCTGGTATTTGATGCATCTCAGGGTAAACCAAAGAAATTCCCGGTAGTGGATAAGGATCGCAAGACTATAACGGTCTATTCATCCAGACAGAAACTTCTTGTGACATTTTCCCTTCCCGAAGAATACTTCACCCTTCCAGCCGACACATGGGATTCTGGTGATGTGGTTCGGATCTACTACAAAGAGGATGGCAAGGCGAAACGGTTCATGAATGTAACGAGAACTGACATATACAAGAAGTAA